A part of Thermocrinis albus DSM 14484 genomic DNA contains:
- the mnmG gene encoding tRNA uridine-5-carboxymethylaminomethyl(34) synthesis enzyme MnmG encodes MLVDEFDVVVIGGGHAGIEAALASARMGAKTAMFVLNADTIGQMSCNPAIGGVAKGIVVREIDALGGEMGKAIDTTGIQFKMLNTRKGKAVWSPRAQADKKRYREYMKRVCEQQENLYIKQDEVVDIVVENDRVVAVRTRLGLEYKTKAVVVTTGTFLNGVIYIGDKTFPAGRAWEPSSKDLSQFYKRHGFPLLRFKTGTPARLDGRTIDYSVLEPAPGDDPPPKFSFWTEPMGSYWFPPGKEQVLCWITYTTPKTHEIIRKNLHRTALYGGLIKGIGPRYCPSIEDKVVKFADKDRHQVFLEPEGLDTIEVYPNGLSTSLPEEVQWELYRSIPGLEKVELIRPAYAIEYDVVPPTELYPTLETKKIRGLFHAGNFNGTTGYEEAAGQGILAGINAALRAMGKEPIYLRRDESYIGIMVDDLTTKGVTEPYRLFTSRSEYRLYLRQDNAILRLAHIGRNLGLLSEDQYRMVKELKEEIQRWIEFYKSARVVVAVGSDTRPYTPSQLLTSQYTLEDLTRWGFEIPSHPYVREEVEIELKYEPYIEREKKLNEKLKKLEDTVIPEDIDYDKVPGLTTEAREKLKKFRPITVGQASRIDGITPAAITALLAYLGKLD; translated from the coding sequence ATGTTGGTGGACGAATTTGATGTGGTGGTAATAGGTGGTGGTCATGCTGGGATAGAGGCGGCCTTGGCCAGCGCCCGTATGGGTGCAAAAACCGCCATGTTTGTTTTAAACGCAGACACCATAGGACAGATGTCCTGTAATCCGGCTATAGGTGGTGTGGCCAAGGGTATAGTGGTGAGGGAGATAGACGCTTTAGGAGGGGAGATGGGTAAGGCTATAGACACCACCGGTATACAGTTTAAGATGCTCAACACCCGGAAGGGAAAGGCTGTATGGTCTCCCAGAGCTCAAGCAGATAAGAAGCGCTACAGGGAGTATATGAAAAGGGTGTGTGAACAGCAGGAGAACCTCTACATAAAGCAGGATGAGGTGGTAGACATAGTGGTTGAGAACGACAGAGTAGTGGCGGTGAGAACACGTCTGGGACTGGAGTACAAAACTAAAGCGGTGGTGGTAACCACGGGTACTTTCCTCAACGGTGTTATCTACATAGGAGACAAAACCTTCCCTGCGGGGAGAGCCTGGGAGCCTAGTTCCAAAGATCTTTCCCAGTTTTACAAAAGGCACGGTTTTCCTCTTCTCAGGTTCAAGACAGGTACACCAGCCCGTTTGGATGGCAGAACTATAGATTACTCTGTCTTGGAACCGGCGCCGGGTGATGACCCACCTCCCAAGTTTTCCTTCTGGACTGAACCGATGGGCAGTTACTGGTTCCCTCCAGGAAAGGAACAAGTTCTGTGCTGGATAACCTACACCACACCCAAAACTCACGAAATCATACGGAAAAACCTTCACAGAACAGCTCTGTACGGTGGCCTGATAAAGGGAATAGGACCGCGCTACTGCCCATCCATAGAGGATAAGGTGGTGAAGTTTGCCGACAAGGACAGACACCAGGTTTTCCTTGAACCTGAAGGGTTGGACACTATAGAAGTGTATCCTAACGGACTTTCCACATCTCTGCCGGAGGAAGTTCAGTGGGAACTTTACAGATCAATACCTGGCCTTGAGAAAGTGGAACTTATTAGGCCCGCCTACGCTATAGAGTACGATGTAGTACCACCTACAGAACTTTACCCCACTTTGGAAACCAAGAAGATAAGAGGACTGTTCCATGCAGGCAACTTTAACGGTACCACCGGGTACGAAGAGGCTGCCGGCCAGGGTATCCTTGCCGGTATCAACGCCGCACTGCGTGCTATGGGTAAAGAACCTATATACCTAAGGAGGGACGAAAGTTACATAGGTATCATGGTGGACGATCTTACCACCAAAGGTGTGACGGAACCCTATCGCTTGTTTACTTCCAGATCCGAGTACAGGTTATACCTAAGGCAAGACAACGCCATTTTGAGGCTGGCCCACATAGGTAGAAACTTGGGTCTTCTGTCGGAGGATCAGTACAGAATGGTGAAAGAACTGAAAGAGGAGATCCAGAGGTGGATAGAGTTTTACAAGAGTGCCAGGGTAGTAGTAGCCGTTGGATCTGACACTAGACCTTACACACCCTCTCAACTTCTCACCTCCCAGTACACCCTAGAGGATCTTACCAGGTGGGGTTTTGAGATACCTTCTCATCCTTACGTGAGGGAGGAGGTGGAGATAGAACTTAAGTACGAACCCTACATAGAGAGGGAGAAAAAGCTTAACGAAAAACTTAAGAAACTAGAAGATACTGTCATACCGGAGGATATAGACTATGACAAGGTGCCCGGACTCACCACCGAAGCAAGGGAGAAACTCAAGAAGTTCAGACCCATCACCGTGGGACAAGCCTCCCGCATAGATGGAATAACACCTGCTGCCATAACCGCCCTCTTGGCTTACTTAGGTAAGCTGGACTAA